One window of the Bubalus kerabau isolate K-KA32 ecotype Philippines breed swamp buffalo chromosome 9, PCC_UOA_SB_1v2, whole genome shotgun sequence genome contains the following:
- the TSTD3 gene encoding thiosulfate sulfurtransferase/rhodanese-like domain-containing protein 3, protein MVLQRLLPWSSCRTIFGSAEAALWGLKSIKSCLNFCTICEDVTYKELKNLLKSKKIMLIDVREPWEIHESGKIPGSVNIPLDDVGEALQMNPKDFKEKYKEVKPSKSDSLVFSCLAGVRSKVAMVTAVSLGFNNAQHYAGGWKEWATYELSEKKQGD, encoded by the exons ATGGTGCTGCAGCGCCTGCTGCCCTGGAGTTCTTGCCGGACGATCTTCGGGTCTGCGGAGGCTGCGCTCTGGG gtTTGAAGTCAATAAAAAGCTGCCTCAATTTTTGTACTATTTGTGAAGATGTCACTTATAAGGAACTTAAAAACCTCCTGAAGTCcaaaaaaattatgttaattGATGTTAGAGAGCCATGGGAAATTCATGAGTCTGGAAAAATCCCTGGGTCTGTCAATATACCAT tgGATGATGTAGGTGAAGCTCTACAGATGAACCCAAAAGACTTCAAAGAGAAGTACAAAGAAGTAAAGCCATCCAAATCTGACAGTCTAGTGTTTTCTTGTTTAGCTGGAGTGAGAAGCAAGGTGGCTATGGTCACAGCAGTATCTCTGGGCTTTAACAA TGCTCAACACTATGCTGGAGGATGGAAGGAATGGGCAACCTATGAACTTTCAGAGAAGAAACAAGGAGATTGA